Proteins encoded by one window of Rhineura floridana isolate rRhiFlo1 chromosome 9, rRhiFlo1.hap2, whole genome shotgun sequence:
- the TDO2 gene encoding tryptophan 2,3-dioxygenase isoform X4, with protein sequence MSGCPFWENKYQFNFRNLSLEDGEDDKSQEGLNKASKGGLIYGDYLQLDKILNAQELQSDKKGNKIHDEHLFIVTHQAYELWFKQILWELDSVRVIFQNGHVRDERNMLKVVARMHRISMILKLLVEQFSVLETMTALDFFDFRDYLSPASGFQSLQFRLLENKIGVPQSLRVPYNRRHYRDNFKGKENELLLKSEQEPTLLQLVEAWLERTPGLESEGFNFWGKFEMNVLKGLEEEFAMVQAKQDLEEKEDQLAELQKQKEVLISLFDEKRHEHLLSKGERRLSYKALKGALMIYFYREEPRFQVPFQLLTSLMDIDVLMTKWRLTDTKCLLICSIFRHIWCHDIGSLG encoded by the exons ATGAGTGGGTGTCCATTTTGGGAGAACAAATACCA ATTTAATTTTAGGAATCTGTCATTGGAGGATGGGGAAGATGACAAATCACAAGAAGGGCTAAATAAAGCTAGCAAAGGTGGCCTTATCTATGGAGACTATCTGCAG CTGGACAAAATATTGAATGCTCAGGAGCTTCAGAGTGATAAGAAGGGAAACAAAATCCATGATGAACATCTGTTTATTGTGACCCATCAAG CTTATGAACTATGGTTCAAGCAGATCCTGTGGGAATTGGATTCTGTTCGAGTGATATTTCAAAATGGTCAT GTGAGAGATGAGAGGAACATGCTTAAGGTTGTTGCTCGAATGCACAGAATTTCAATGATCCTTAAATTACTTGTGGAACAATTTTCTGTTCTCGAAACTATGACTGCCTTGGACTTCTTTGACTTCAG AGATTATTTGAGTCCAGCTTCAGGATTTCAGAGTTTACAGTTTCGATTACTGGAGAATAAGATTGGTGTGCCTCAGAGCCTGAGAGTCCCATACAATAGAAGACATTACCGGGATAACTTCAAGGGAAAAGAGAATGAATTACTGCTTAAATCTGAACAGGAGCCAACTCTCCTCCAGTTAGTGGAA GCTTGGTTGGAAAGAACGCCAGGACTCGAATCAGAAGGATTTAATTTCTGGGggaaatttgaaatgaatgtactTAAGGGACTAGAAGAAGAATTTGCAATGGTGCAG GCCAAACAAGACTTGGAGGAAAAAGAAGATCAACTGGCAGAACTTCAGAAACAAAAAGAAGTGCTTATTTCATTGTTTGATGAAAAACGCCATGAACATCTTCTTAGTAAAG GTGAAAGAAGGCTGTCCTATAAAGCGTTGAAAGGAGCTTTAATGATCTACTTCTACAG agAGGAGCCTCGTTTTCAGGTTCCATTTCAGCTTCTCACTTCTCTTATGGATATTGATGTGCTGATGACTAAATGGAGAT